The genomic window GCATCTTAGCGGCAGTACCATCAGTTTAAAAATGGTGTCAACGAAGCCCTGTAAAGCCCTTAACGAAAGGCCAAACACGCGTTTCATCATCAGAACAGTGGTGATAGCTATATCTGCGTAGTGGAGCGGCCGGCCACGCCGTTCAGGCGTTGTTTTTTCCGTCCATGCAACAATTGCCGACTCATCCAGCCATATCGTTAGAGCCCCGCGCTGCTTGAGAGTTTTGTTGTAAGTGGCCAGTTGGTTATTTTAAACTTTTGCTTTGCCATGGAGTGCAGAAGTTGAAATGACGGTAGTGATCTGAGCAGACGATCACCTAAAAGTTATATTTATTCAACAAAGCCCCGTGGCGGCGAACCAGGTACCGTCAGGAGCAAGGTAAGCTATGTCGATTGATCGGTCGCCCGAGAAAGAGGAAAACCTCAGCCCGCGGTGGCGCATCAGTATACGTCGGAGCGTTAAGGCGACAGTCTATCTAGCCTATATAGCGCTCTCGGCGCTCGGCGGCTGGTGTTTTTGGCGTGAGCACCTGCACGGCGAGACGTTCTGGCTCAGTTGCCTGCTGGTTGCCGCCGTGGTCGCCGGGATATTTTATGCTCTGAGCCGTATCGGCGTTCGTTGCGATACGCTCTATTTCAGCACCCAGGATTGCGAGCGGGTGCAGAGACTGCGCGATGAGATCGAGCGCGGACAGCGCTATGGTCTGCTTGTCACCCACTGTGCGGCAAGCTGCCTGGACCAAGATGGCCAGCGTCTGGCGGCCGGCATCCTTCCCCCCGTTGGTCGATATCATTCTGAAATACTCGCCGGCAGAAGGTGTACGCCGGAGAGGGATCATCATGGGCAGATAACGCCATCGGGCTGGCTCGCGGGCCGTTTCACCTGGCTTGCACAGCAGCTGGGGCCTGCTCTTGGCGCTTTACCGCCTGCTATGTCCTGTTACCTTGCAATGCGGTGTGACGGCGGCCTGACAGCGGAAGAAGAGCAGCAATTACTGTTGCAAACCGGCGCCGTTTTTAACCGGCAATTTAGCCTTTTGTCCGCGGTTGGGCTGCTGGCGCTGGATGATTGGCTTGATGATACGGCACGCGCCCCGAGCGCATTGGTGGTCATTACAGTACAGCGGGCGATATCACCGGCCTGCGCGTTGAACGACAAAGGCACCGGCTCGAGGGCATTATCGAGTCGATGGTAGGGTTGGTGATGATTAGCGAATGTTGCCCGTCACTGTTGGTGCTGGCGCGGATCCATCGGCCTCAGCTAGAGCCGGCCTCGGCCTGTAGCAGAGCGTTATCGTGAGCATTGCTATGGGCGTGGTTGGAACCAAAAGCGGTGCGGCATGCTTGGCTGACGGGCAGCGGGCCGGTCGCCGCCGCGACCGAGCAGGCGCTACGTTTGTCACCTCAGACGCTGATTCATCATCTCGACGATGTCCTTGGCCCGACGGGAATCGCCACGCCTTGGTTGTCGCTGGCTGCCGCGGCCGAGCAATGTCAAGAGGACGGGGCGGCGCAACTTATCATCTGCCATGAGGCGGCACGACGGATCTGGATAGGCGGCGTAACGCCGCCTTGGACTATCGTTTGCCAGCCAGATGAAGCATGAAGAATTTAGCACGCTGCATGCGCTCCTATACGAGCGCCCCGCGATCCTGGACTGATAGCTGGCCATCTCATGACCAAAACGATAATCGCAGTTTATTGATCCGATGGCATTGGCGCATGGTAAAGTGAGAAACACCGCTAAGGTATGACCTTACCTGACGATTGATTATTATGGCGCACAAAAAGAGAGTGAGATAAATAGCGTGGTAGATCACTACTACCTTTTAAATAGGACACGTTGGTCGACTTGGATTTGAAAAAGAAATAATAATATTGCCTTGTGACTACATGGTCATAGGGGTGGGGTTAACAGCGAGATGATGAATTTAAAAATAACTATCAGTCCACATAATTACCCCCAATAATGCCGACGTGAGTTTATTCCAGCTCTTCAATGTGTTTGCAATCTCGTCTGGCTTAAGGCATCAGGCGAACGGTCCTAACCTGGCTCTCTTCGAGGTCATTATGAATAAAAACCTAAACATGAAAACTACGACGCCCACGGCAGGTGGTATTGCGTTAGCCACTCCGGTTAAGCACGTAAGAGCGCAACAAAAAGGGGGCTACCCTTTTTACCGCGGGCGTCAGGCAGAAACAAACGGGCGGCGGCGCTCTTTATTCATCCTTCCGTGGTCCAGCAACGGCGTAATATTCTTCATTGGCTGATATAAAAGGGAGAAATATCCTCTGAGATCACATTAAAAGATGAAGGTATGGTGATATTGGCAATAAAAGCTTTGGCTTTTATTAAGCGCAATCCGGTTAATAAAGCGTTGTTGTACCGTGAGCTGGAAAAACCAACCATTGGTATGGCGGCGGCGACAATCAGCCTTCACCGGTTAGCCAACAAGAGACCGCCATTCGTTTTTGGATGACTCAACTTATATTAGGTGATACATGGAAGCGCTGGATTGCCAATAATCTTATTCCCGAACAGGGTGGCCGGGATCTCACTGTACGCCGATGGCGGGAAATAATGTATGACCGGTTGCTGGATAAAGTGGAATATGACGGCTCACCGCGGCGGGGCGAGGTGAATCAACTATGGCAATTTGTCGTGCTGGAGCATTGCCCTCTCTTGAAGCATCATGATGAAGCCACCAGCGCCCTGCGGGTCGACAGTTATAGTTGGCACGATCTACACGCTGGGACGCTTTTTCTGCATTATGCCAGCCGCCATTACGCAATTCAGAAGGATACAAACTTCGCGAAGGATATGGGTAATATTTTTTATATTCTGTGCCGCGTAACGGGCCAGTACGGTTACTTTTTCAGACTGCCGTCGATCGTGCATGCGGCTTTCAATACTCCCCGGACGCAAGGAGAATCGGTAAAAAAACGGCCTCACCCGCTCCATGACTATTTTGCCGCTCGCGACGCCCATCTCGCGGCCCATGATCTGGTGGGGGCGTTTCAGGACGCGATCGGTCAATGGCGGACGCGACGCCAGTTGGCGCAAGCGATCCTGGAAAAGCATTATCCCCATCTTTCGCCGGATGAACACGCGGAGCCACTGCAACGCTATCTCTACCCGTACGCCAACCTCACTGTCCGCCGATCGCCTGACACCCCTCCTGTGCCGCACCCTAGTCTGCAAGACTTCCCCCCCTTGATGAGGCGTACCGGCCACGGAGATGGTGGGCCAAAGCTATCTGGCGCAGGCGCGCTGGTTATGTGCCGCGGGCTGGCATGCCTTGTCTGACGATGAGCAGGCTTTTCTCCGTCAGGCGACGATACATCTCGTACAATTGGGATTCCTGCTGCCATCGCAGCATCGTCCAGAAGGGAGCAGGTCTGAGCATGTTTATCGGCAGAAGGAAAATGTCGACATCTTCACGGCAGTGTGGGCCGATGAGGAGCGGCGCTATGCTACCGTGAATGCGTATGACGGATACAGTGTGAAGCGGATCGATAGCATAGAGGACCATCTAGAAGAGTTAGTAGAGGGCGTTTCACAGGCGCAGGTCGAAATCCGTGTTTCGCCTGTTTTGCAGATGAAAAGCCAGGAGCAAAACTTGACCGCGTTCTTTGAGGCTATCGCGCAACGGCATCAGCAAATGTTTACCAGCCGGCTTGGGGAGTATGAAAAATTAACGGTGCCCAATACGACGTTGTATCAGACATTGGTGTCAAAAATGGCGTTTACCACTGGCGTTAAGGATAATCCTGCGGCGCTAGGGACACACGTAAACTTCGGATGCTGCCTAAATAGGCATTTACTAGTGGTGGTGATGGCGAATATGGCGGCATCGGCCAAAAATGACGCCGAGCGTTCGGTCATTGACGCGGTCATCACCGGTATCCGGTCGGATTTACTGCTCGCCAAAAAAGGGGAGGATGTGCTGTGTATCCCGCTGCCCCACGAGACGAACAGCGGGCAGCCAGCCGCTCCGCGGCATCGCAACACACGTGCGCTAGACGTTGAATGTCGGCTTAATCCGGATGTAGAAAGCATTTACGCGCTGTCAAAAGCCGCGGTGGCCCATATTGTGGCAATAGGGTATGCCGCGAGTGAATGTCTTTACGATAATGGTGGGACGGTGGCGAAACTGGACGATCGGCCTTTTCTGGACCTGTTGCCGGATGCGCCGGTCTCGGATCTCGTCGCCCTGAGCGGACAATTTAAATTGACGCTCCCCTTCCAACGCATTTGTCCGCACGGTGTTTACGTAAAAACGCTGCCGGAGATGGGGGTGCTCTATGGCCCTCAATTTATGCTTCAGCAGCGTCAGAAAACCCGTATTGGACTCATTGAAAAGATACCAGGCCAGTTGGACGTTTATTTTATGTTTCCCTCCACCTTGAGCGGCGCAAAGGTGATGCGTTTGGCCCATATCGCACTGGATCTGGCCGGCATCGCTACCGACGATATTCCACCGCTGCGGCGCTTTGTATCGCTGCGTTCGACGATGCACCTCAGATATATCAGTGAAAAGAAAATTTGTGCAATGCTTAATCGCAATCTGGGTATTGGACAATATTTTGTGGCGTCACATGACGATCTCAAACAAAGTCAGAAGGCCACCGCGGCGTATCCGACGAGCTATTTACACTTAAATAAGCAGCGTTTTACGACGAAAACCGACGAGGCCCGCGAGACAGTGCTGGCGCTCAAGCAATTATTTACAGAGGTTGACTTTTTGCCGCATGATCCGAAGAAATCCTTATCCCAGGCGCCAGCCCTTCCCTCTACCTGCTCCATTTATCATTATCTTCTCGATGCTCTGGGATTAACCCCTACACAGGACAAAATTATTCAGTTCGCGGCGCGCTGGCTGTGTTATTACACCGAACGTATTGAGGAGGAATTCGCGGCCACACCGCTTGCCGAAAAAGTGTTGTTTGTTTCCCACAAAGCTTATCGTGCGTACAATAAAAACAAGCCTTCCCTGATGGGGTTTACCTTTCGCAACGATAAAAATCGGCAGCTCTTTCTTTTGGCCGATAGCTTTGATGATGATATTCCGGTTTTGCCTAGAATGCATTTATTGCACGAAGCCAAACAACGCCCCGCTAGCATAAACTATCTGCATGCACCCATCAGCACCTATAACGGACAGCTAAACGAATGTGTGGAAATCTATGAAGACAGAGAGGATATACGCGATCTGAATTTGGTTTATTACGACTCCTATATGCATTTCATCAATCGTTACCGGCGGGCGTTACTCAACCCTGGCACGGCACAGGATGAGACGGACAAGGCGGTGCGGCAACGCCAGAATAATGCCGTCAGGGAGATGAGTAAAGCGGCATTTATCAAGCAAGTGTGGCGGGATGATATGCTCAGGGTCAACGTGTTGCTGGACAATGCCGATATGATGGCGAAGGTTATCGAGGATGTGGGAAGAGGAATGCGTTACATTCCCGATGGGCAGACGCGAAGCCCTGGCGCTCGCCTGTCGCAGCTGCCGCGTAAACTCTATGCTTTAATCATTGCTTCCGGCCGTCGCCACAAACCGGCAAGACGAACTCCTGTATTCCCGGGCATTGCAGCAGTGCGATAACGCAACATGTCAGCTCCGGCGGCGGGGCGTGACGTACCCTAACGCAGCGGCCAGAGGGGCCCGTAGCGGAAAACAGCGGCGGGTCGCAAATCTCAGGACGTTTCCCGCTGCCAGCGTAATTTCTTGCCAAAGCCCAGCGTATTGTCGGTCATTTTTACCTCCAGTAGATCCAGTTGCCAGAGCGGGTAGGGCATTGCTTTGGCCAGCGGGAAGCGATGATAGTAGTGACCACGCGCCTGCCGTTCGGCCTCGCCCTCCAGACAGGTGATAACGCCGCGGTACTGCACACCTTTGATAAGCACCACCGTTTTCGGATGGGGTGCAATGGTTCCCGCTACCCGCGCGTTTTGCCGCATCAGTTCGCCGTGGCGGGTTTGTGTCGAGGTTAGCAGCCATAGCGCCATCGCCGGCGGGTGAAACACATAAAAGCAATTGGCGCACCAGAGATCGTCCATGTTGCCGGCGCACAACGTCAGTACGTGCTGTTTGTTGATAAAGAGGCAAATGGCCTCCAATTGATCATCCATTGCGGTTGAACTCCGGATTGTGATAGCTCCCGCCGCCGAACGTCGGCGGTCTATTTCGCGCTTGCCGCTTAATTCTGCGGCCCAGATCGTGCATCAAGGCCGGGCCGGTGGCGAGCGCGCTGACGCCGGCGCGCCATTGTCGGCCGAAAAGACTACTGCTTTCGGCGTAGGACGCAACGTTACGTTTCCGGGCGACTATCGCCGGCCTGCGGCCTGCGGCCTGACGCTCCGCGGACAGAGTGCACCGTCCACCGCCAGGGGGCCGATAAGGGTTTAGCATCAACAGTAAGGACAGTATGTATCACATTATGATCATTATTGACAAGATTATAATTTCTTTAGTTACCCCTCTACCTCGCACCTTTGTCGCCTGCACTTTGCAGAACGGCGTCCGGCGCAACGCCGGCCGTGGCGTGGCACGGTGGCCGCGGATGATGACGCTTGGAACGGTGACTTTAGTGCTGGGTCTCACCGGCTGCGGCAGCCAGAAAGGGAAGCCAGACGGCAGCGCCAGACCGGAGGCGGTGAAGGCGCAGATCCTGCGCCAGATCCCTACGAGCGCGCGCGATAGGCCGGGTTGGGCCACCGATATCGCCACCGCGCTGTCGTCCCAGGCGATTTCCCCCAGCACGGAAAATATCTGTTCCGTCCTGGCGGTCATCGGCCAGGAGTCTAATTTTAACGCCGATCCCACCGTGCCTGATTTGGCGAACATCGCCCGACGCGAAATCGATCGCCGCGCCAGGGCACTCCTCCATATCCCGGCGTGTGGCGCACGCAGCGTTATTGTTTCCCTCATCCGACGGTCGTCGTTACAGCGGCTGTTCGGCAACCTGAATCCAGTTCATACCGGCGGGCCCATGCAGGTTAGCATTGCCTTTGCGCAGGCCCACGCCGAACAACACTATCCCTATCCCATGTCGGTCGCTGTGTCAGGAGGTCTTCACCCGCCGCGGAGGGATCTATTTTGGCGTCGCACATCTGCTCGGCTATTCGGCCGGTTATTCCCAGCCTCTCTACCGCTTCGCCGATTACAATGCCGGCTGGTATGCCAGCTGCAACGCCGCTTTTCAAAGCGCGGTGAGCCGCATCACAGGCAAAACGTTGGCTCTCGATGGCGATGTGATCAATTACGCTGCCGACAATCCCGGGCAGACAGAGCAGGCGTTGCTTTCGGTTCGACAAGCGCTGGGATTGAGCGCTGCGGCAGTCCACCGCATGCTTCAGCAGGGTGAGCAAGAAAGCTTTGAGCGAACGGCCCTCTATCGGCAGGTTTACGCCTTGGCGGAGCGTGGCGGTAAACGCTTACCGCGTGAAAGGCTGCCCGGCATCAAACTGGAAAGCCCGAAGATCACGTGCGAACTGACTACCTTCAGTGCCGCTACGTTTGAGTAGGGGGGGCAACGGCCCCCACTTTTCGGTTTGTTCTGTATGGGCTGTCTGCCCCGTGTGCCGGGATAAAACGCCTTTACGGCCAGATTGGCGGTGAAATTGAGCGGAAAACACCGCATCTGGCTACCTTGGCGGAACGCTCAGCCCGCTGGCGGCCCAGGCGTCTTAACCAGAGATGCATAGGTGCTATTACCCATGGACGCCAAACAACGCGGCATCTCCTTTTTAAACACCTTCCACGCACCTGCGCAAGTACCGGACCCGATGCAGATCTGACGGTGTGTTCCCGCCTAAGCCAGAGAGAGCCGACGGCAAAGTCCCTCGCAAGGCGTCGCCAAAAAAGTCCGATGGGGTAATGAGATACCCGCCGTCGTTATTTTCGGTCAGTCTTTTACAGTAAAAACTTTTCTATCGCTAATGTGTTTTGCCGATGCTGATTCGATTAGACGGTTGGGGGAAGGAGTGAACATATTTCACTCGCCGCCGGCGAGTCGGCCTGTTTTAGTATATTAATAATTAATTTAATTATTATTAATATATTTATCACGGACATATTACGAAAATATCAGCAATATTAATCAAATAGCGCCAGAGAGGGAGACGGGGAGAATCGAGCGATGAGCAATCAATTGGCGGATAACTCGCCGCCTTCCTCGCAAAGAGAGGGGGAAACGTCCGCAACCACTCAGTCGACCCTGCCGTTAGCGCAAGAGCGGCTCGACGTGGCAAAACGGCAGGTGGTACAGGGCCGTGTAACGATTACGCGTAGGACGACCGAGCGTGAGGAAGCCATTAAAGTGTGGCTGAAACACGAAAATGTCGAGATACATCGTGTCGTCAAAGGGACACCGCTGGAGACCCATCCCGCTATCCGTGAGGAAGGGGACATCATGATTATTCCGGTGGTGAATGAACATGTTGAAGTCGTGCGTACATTGGTTTTACGGGAAGAGATCCATATTCGCAAAGTGACGACCGCCGTCCCGTATCAGGAGAGTGTGACGTTGCGTAGTCAAGATATTACCTTGGAAAAACAGCGGGATAATGAATGACCGTAACCTTTACCCCATTAACGAGGTAGCAATCATGGCACACGAAAAAATCGTAACGTTGTTCGATACCTTCGAACTAGCTAAAGATGCCCGGCGAGAACTGGAGGCGGCCGGTTTTGCTAATCACGATATCAGCATTATCTCCGGCAGAGGATCTGCAATCGGAAGGGAAAGCGATTCGTCATCCCAGCCTGTGGCAGCGCCTGTTCGGTATCGACGTCGATAAAGAAAATGAGCAACTTTATACGCAGGCGCTGGATACCGGCGGTGTCATTCTGACTTTGTGCACCAAAGAAGGTGACGTGCCGCAGGCGCTTACTATTCTGGATGCGAGCGGTGCAGCGGCAGGTGCCGGCGCGGACTATGCAGGCGACACCGGCTATGGCCGCGATGTCGCAGGGTACAGCACGTCAGCTGCGCCTCTTGGCGTACCGCAGGCGGGTGCTGCTGCTCCTGACTATGAAGATGAAGCGCTTTTGCCCGTCAGCCGCGGGGTAGTATCGATGTCGCGCGTGATGGCTCGCCGGCGTATGGCGTAGGCGAGGATGAAACACACCGTACCGCGCGCACCGTTATGTGGTGGATGAGGATGTAGAGGCTGAGGTAGCGCTGCATGAGCAACATGCCAATATCTTCCGACGCGCCAGGGACGAGGCTGCTTATCTGGATGAGGTTGATTGGTCCGATAAAACTATCGAAGTCACTGAAACCCGCGAAGAGCCGGTAATAATAAAACCGCCGGTATCGTGGAGGACTAGTGGTGCGCACCGACGGTTCCGATCGGGTTGCGCGGTGATGACCCGCTATCGGCAGAGGATGAGGATCCGCTGTTGATTGACAAAGACCGTCTTGCCGGCGATGAGCGTAACGGCGCCATCGATCCACTGCGGGATCTCAAACGGAAATAGCGTTGACCGTGGATTGTCCGCACCACGGCAACGTCGACACGGCATCTACTGCGCCGCTGATACCTTAATCCGCGCAGAGTGACCTTGCCGCAAAGCCGAGCGGGGGTGATAACGTCGGGGTGGCAGCCGTTGCGGTTGCCCCGTATCTCAGTTCCCGGCACTGGGCAATGTCACCGGCTCCCCTGCTTCTCCGCTTGCGGGAAGGTAGTGCCGTTGTGGCAAGAGGCGCAGTAGTAATACCTTTACCTGCGGCGGGGCCTGGTTCCAATGACGGACGGCATTGACGAAATGTGATGGTCCTCATGATTTGACAAATTTGTAGCTCCACAGGGCCCCTCTACATTCCCTTGCCGACCGGCGGGTCAACACTGCGGCCTCCTCCCCCCGTTGGATTGCTTTCTTAACGTCGGCGCGGTAAAACGTGAGGTAAACGCGTAACATTTTCCCAACATTTCTTTAATGGAGTGGCGCTCATGACAGTTAAGCAGCAGAAAATGTATATCGACGGGCAATTCGTCAGCCATCAGGGCGACAAGTGGATTGACGTGCTGAACCCTGCGACCGAAGAGGTTATCGCCCGCGAGCAGGCGCTGACAGACATCATCATCGCTAAAGGCGGTAAGACCCGCGCACTGGCCAATACCGAGGTGTTATTCACCGCTGATTATCTGGATTATATGGCGGAGTGGGCGCGGCGCTATGAAGGGGAAATCGTACAAAGCGACAGGCGGGACGAAAATATCTTTGTCTTCAAAAAAGCCATCGGCGTGACTACCGGTATCCTGCCGTGGCTCCGTCGTAGGCAATGAACTGGCCTCCAACCCGAAAGTCGGCATGGTAAGCCTGACCGGCAGCGTGTCGGCGGGGGAACAGACGATGGCCGCCGCGGCGAAAAATATTATCAAGGTGTCGCTGGAACTGGGCAGTAAGGCGCCGGCTATCGTCATGGCCATGCGAATTTGGATCTGGCGGTAAAGGTCATTGTGGACTCGCGGGTGATTAACACCGGGCAGGTGCGTAACTGCGCCGAGCGGGTGTATGTGCAGGAGAGTATCAAAGACGCGTTTATCAGCCGGTTAACCCAGGCGTTCAAGCAAGTGACTTTCGGCAACCACGCCGAACAGGACGGGGGCTGGATATGGGCCCGCTCATTGATGAAGTCTCCCTGAAGGGCGTGCAGGA from Sodalis glossinidius str. 'morsitans' includes these protein-coding regions:
- a CDS encoding YhbP family protein, which gives rise to MDDQLEAICLFINKQHVLTLCAGNMDDLWCANCFYVFHPPAMALWLLTSTQTRHGELMRQNARVAGTIAPHPKTVVLIKGVQYRGVITCLEGEAERQARGHYYHRFPLAKAMPYPLWQLDLLEVKMTDNTLGFGKKLRWQRETS
- a CDS encoding YsnF/AvaK domain-containing protein, with the protein product MSNQLADNSPPSSQREGETSATTQSTLPLAQERLDVAKRQVVQGRVTITRRTTEREEAIKVWLKHENVEIHRVVKGTPLETHPAIREEGDIMIIPVVNEHVEVVRTLVLREEIHIRKVTTAVPYQESVTLRSQDITLEKQRDNE